In Spirochaetaceae bacterium, one genomic interval encodes:
- a CDS encoding SDR family NAD(P)-dependent oxidoreductase, whose translation MIVLGDLAGRVAFVTGASQGIGRSICLIMAEQGADIVAADIDTEGAREVAKEIEMRGRKPLVVQLDVAKRDSAVAAVKIALDTFGTIDILVNNASVVSAPKSTSHDDGMDTDEDWQVVLAVNVLGPVHCCEAVIPHMKERRYGKIINIGSVAGHAGRPPRVAGMGYPNAYPVSKAALLRYTKALVHQVSAFNINVNAICPSMVWTPSVRRSIEEMIRLSPELANKDPHDVYTEMRGAEIPLGREQAPEEIAKMAAFLASEDARNVTGQCIHVDGGMILRD comes from the coding sequence ATGATTGTGCTTGGAGACCTTGCAGGCAGGGTAGCCTTTGTTACGGGGGCAAGCCAGGGGATAGGCCGGAGCATCTGTCTGATCATGGCGGAACAAGGGGCTGACATAGTCGCGGCCGACATAGACACGGAAGGGGCACGTGAGGTAGCCAAGGAGATAGAGATGCGAGGGCGCAAGCCCTTGGTGGTGCAACTTGACGTTGCCAAGCGGGACTCAGCGGTCGCCGCTGTCAAGATCGCTCTGGATACCTTCGGCACCATTGACATCCTGGTCAACAACGCCTCGGTTGTGTCTGCCCCCAAGAGCACGTCTCATGACGACGGGATGGATACGGATGAGGATTGGCAGGTCGTCTTGGCCGTGAATGTGTTGGGCCCTGTGCATTGCTGTGAGGCCGTCATACCGCATATGAAGGAGAGGCGGTACGGAAAGATAATCAACATCGGTTCCGTCGCAGGACACGCCGGCCGTCCCCCACGTGTAGCAGGGATGGGATACCCGAATGCCTACCCGGTGAGCAAGGCGGCACTGCTCAGATATACCAAGGCGCTCGTCCACCAGGTCTCTGCCTTCAACATCAACGTGAATGCAATCTGCCCTTCAATGGTATGGACGCCAAGCGTGCGACGGTCGATCGAGGAGATGATCCGCCTCAGTCCCGAACTGGCCAACAAGGACCCGCACGATGTGTACACGGAGATGCGCGGCGCAGAGATACCGCTAGGCCGCGAGCAAGCACCAGAAGAGATTGCCAAGATGGCGGCGTTCCTTGCTTCGGAAGACGCACGTAACGTGACGGGACAATGCATCCACGTGGACGGCGGGATGATATTGCGCGACTAA
- a CDS encoding 2-dehydropantoate 2-reductase — MANRIAVLGAGAVGSCIGAYLALKGHDVTLMDQWPEHVDRMKRDGLTVRDPEKEFTVPVKALHLCEVSGLRDQFDMVFLAVKSYDTLWSTHFIAPYLKPMGLMLSAQNGMNDEVVAGVVGFDRTAGCVVQLGAATYEPGHVVRTEPITVHTFAVGELSGAATPRVRNVADVLTAVGPSEVTSNISGARWSKMVVNCMGNALAGLLGPTASSLSREQQEIAALVRMVLGREVVLVAQQLGVEVEPIYGVSVQEFADATTPDALTALAAKVESGSRDRSVTPDQARFLGVPPRASLLQDVIKARRTEVDYLNGYVVHKGREVEVSIQLNQTVVELVKKVERGEAKPGPSNLKQLERHLAIQVQ, encoded by the coding sequence ATGGCGAACCGAATTGCAGTATTGGGAGCCGGGGCGGTTGGCAGTTGCATCGGGGCCTACCTCGCACTGAAAGGCCATGATGTGACGTTGATGGACCAGTGGCCGGAGCATGTGGACAGGATGAAGCGCGACGGGCTTACGGTGAGGGATCCGGAGAAAGAGTTCACCGTGCCGGTCAAGGCCTTGCACTTGTGCGAGGTAAGCGGCCTTCGGGACCAGTTCGATATGGTTTTCCTGGCGGTCAAGTCCTACGACACCCTTTGGTCGACACACTTCATAGCGCCATACCTGAAGCCCATGGGGCTTATGCTGTCAGCGCAGAACGGTATGAACGACGAGGTGGTGGCTGGTGTCGTCGGTTTCGACCGCACCGCGGGATGCGTGGTGCAGTTGGGGGCGGCAACGTACGAGCCGGGGCATGTCGTGCGCACCGAGCCTATCACTGTTCACACCTTTGCCGTTGGCGAACTTTCCGGCGCAGCGACGCCGCGGGTTCGCAACGTAGCTGACGTCTTGACGGCTGTGGGCCCGAGCGAGGTGACGAGCAACATTAGCGGGGCACGGTGGTCCAAGATGGTAGTCAATTGCATGGGCAATGCTCTTGCCGGGCTGCTCGGACCAACGGCATCCTCACTGAGCCGGGAGCAGCAGGAGATTGCCGCCCTTGTCCGGATGGTGCTCGGCAGGGAGGTAGTGTTGGTCGCACAACAGCTTGGGGTTGAGGTCGAGCCGATATATGGCGTTTCCGTTCAGGAGTTTGCCGACGCGACCACACCTGACGCGCTGACCGCCTTGGCGGCCAAGGTGGAATCGGGCTCGCGTGACAGAAGCGTGACTCCCGACCAAGCGCGTTTTCTCGGCGTGCCGCCACGGGCATCCCTTCTTCAGGACGTGATCAAGGCGAGGCGGACGGAAGTAGACTATCTCAACGGTTACGTTGTGCACAAGGGACGAGAGGTGGAGGTGTCCATACAGCTAAACCAGACAGTGGTCGAGCTGGTCAAGAAGGTGGAGCGAGGCGAGGCCAAGCCCGGACCATCAAACCTGAAGCAACTTGAGCGCCACTTGGCAATCCAGGTCCAATAA